From Lycium ferocissimum isolate CSIRO_LF1 chromosome 12, AGI_CSIRO_Lferr_CH_V1, whole genome shotgun sequence, one genomic window encodes:
- the LOC132039297 gene encoding LOW QUALITY PROTEIN: uncharacterized protein LOC132039297 (The sequence of the model RefSeq protein was modified relative to this genomic sequence to represent the inferred CDS: inserted 1 base in 1 codon; deleted 1 base in 1 codon) produces MLWTTNEKRRCRNLATASANAPKRKTLRNFPLDFSALAETGHSSRAKKYQEVQKDAREKFTQEVSFQSKDKDTSLAKVFQHELVDIALLYVATEDEAFMVFNREMDGYSIQNEMKSTSMPPKSLESTCMEAMLLAGKTMNEWMTELDAIAKEFEAELISREIRRNLVKVLDAVNTVLFKSRGFKRTSVLMDSKCSYLHSALMLIFHTAILLSVIYIEVYRRLNVTIVGSPVGEDFLIWPQTRSPEELFKITSGHSLFGIVNGECVNDPRTKASDIDSSSLSGLEIATNRDIIGIALANLMRLHWKCASRANHGLMLTSPLRSIDSSNVHLLTPQDLMLSIMASERLLILQPHNWSLRRDHGMMLYYSREYGXSVKELSICMAFAPEEESEILEPFVEKLHLLCLESSWKKSLGHKGHLVP; encoded by the exons ATGCT TTGGACCACGAATGAGAAAAGAAGGTGCAGGAACTTGGCTACTGCAAGTGCAAATGCACCCAAGAGAAAAACGTTAAGAAATTTTCCTCTGGATTTTTCTGCTCTTGCAGAAACTGGACATTCATCTAGAGCCAAAAAATATCAGGAG GTCCAAAAAGATGCTAGGGAGAAGTTCACTCAAGAGGTATCTTTCCAGTCAAAGGACAAAGACACTTCTTTGGCAAAGGTTTTTCAACACGAATTGGtggatatt GCTTTGCTTTACGTTGCCACTGAGGATGAGGCATTTATGGTTTTTAACCGCGAGATGGATGGTTATTCAAttcaaaatgaaatgaaatctaCTTCAATGCCACCCAAATCACTAGAGTCGACATGTATGGAGGCTATGCTTCTAGCTGGAAAGACTATGAATGAATGGATGACTGAATTGGATGCTATTGCAAAGGAATTTGAAGCAGAGttaatttcaagagaaataaggCGCAATTTGGTTAAAGTTTTGGATGCAGTTAACACAGTTCTTTTTAAGTCAAGGGGTTTCAAAAGGACTTCTGTTCTAATGGATTCGAAGTGTTCTTACCTGCATTCAGCATTAA TGCTCATCTTTCATACAGCAATTTTGCTTAGTGTAATTTACATTGAAGTTTATAGAAGACTTAATGTGACCATTGTGGGATCGCCTGTTGGAGAAGATTTTCTGATATGGCCTCAAACTAGAAGCCCTGAG GAGCTATTTAAGATTACTTCTGGTCACAGCTTGTTTGGTATTGTTAACGGCGAGTGTGTGAATGACCCCAGAACAAAGGCTTCAGATATCGATAGCAGTTCACTGTCAGGGCTTGAGATTGCAACGAACAGAGATATTATTGGAATTGCTTTGGCAAATCTTATG AGGCTTCACTGGAAATGTGCTTCAAGAGCAAATCACGGTTTAATGCTGACTTCTCCTCTTAGGTCTATTGATAGTTCAAATGTACATTTGTTGACGCCTCAAGATTTGAT GCTGTCTATTATGGCTTCAGAAAGATTGCTGATTCTGCAGCCTCACAATTGGTCC TTGAGGAGAGACCATGGCATGATGTTGTACTATAGTAG GGAATATG AATCAGTCAAGGAGCTAAGCATTTGCATGGCCTTTGCACCAGAAGAAGAGTCAGAAATATTAGAGCCATTTGTTGAGAAATTACACTTGTTGTGTTTGGAATCATCATGGAAGAAGTCTCTTGGACATAAAGGTCACTTAGTTCCTTGA
- the LOC132040188 gene encoding large ribosomal subunit protein eL13y has translation MKHNNVIPNGHYKKHWQNYVKTWFNQPARKTRRRNARQNKAATIFPRPTAGSLRPIVHGQTLKYNMKVRAGRGFSLEELKAAGIPKKLAPTIGIAVDHRRRNRSLEGLQTNVQRLKTYKAKLVIFPRHSKKVKAGDSSAEELANATQVQGPYLPIVREQPAVELVKVTDEMKSFNAYGKLRIERTNARHVGVRLKRAAEAQKEEKK, from the exons ATGAAGCATAATAATGTTATCCCCAACGGTCACTATAAGAAGCACTGGCAAAACTATGTAAAGACTTGGTTTAACCAACCTGCTCGCAAAACAAGGAGACGCAATG CTAGGCAGAATAAAGCTGCAACAATCTTCCCTAGGCCAACAGCGGGATCCCTCCGACCTATTGTTCATGGACAAACactaaaatacaacatgaaaGTCAGAGCTGGCAGGGGATTTTCTCTAGAAGAGCTGAAA GCTGCTGGTATTCCCAAGAAACTTGCTCCAACTATAGGCATTGCTGTGGATCACAGGCGCAGGAACAGATCCCTAGAAGGTCTTCAGACCAATGTCCAGAGGCTCAAGACATACAAAGCTAAGCTTGTCATCTTCCCAAGGCACTCTAAGAAAGTCAAG GCTGGTGATTCTAGTGCTGAGGAACTTGCCAATGCCACTCAAGTCCAGGGTCCTTACTTGCCTATTGTTAGAGAGCAGCCAGCTGTTGAGCTTGTTAAGGTCACAGATGAAATGAAATCATTCAATGCTTATGGCAAGCTGCGTATTGAGCGTACTAATGCTCGTCATGTCGGCGTGAGGTTGAAGAGAGCGGCTGAAGCACAgaaggaagagaagaaataa
- the LOC132039698 gene encoding pentatricopeptide repeat-containing protein At4g38150 produces the protein MRTTLVRQKGVSNYWKYYSSLCCPKLDVNETLPSTKLRLFSSSNKFNNYSDESTQSNYPPPPEPIPNRPLRADSRRPFNPSQRQRPPISSNPTHSTTFRRPGENNENQMKSADSEDFLKRFQLGFDRKEENPNTNTKGERSDAPASEAPPAPPEDADEIFKKMKETGLIPNAVAMLDGLCKDGLVQEAMKLFGLMREKGTIPEVVIYTAVVEGFCKAQKFDDAVRIFRKMQGNGIIPNAFSYGVLIRGLSQGNRLDDALEFCLEMLEAGHSPNLATFVGLVDEYCKEKSLEDAQNMIKMVRQKGFILDDKAVREYLDKKGPFLPLVWEAILGRKAQQRQSIF, from the coding sequence ATGAGAACAACATTAGTGAGGCAGAAGGGTGTTAGCAATTATTGGAAATATTACAGCAGTCTCTGTTGTCCTAAGTTGGATGTAAATGAgacacttccttcaacaaaatTACGCCTGTTTAGCAGCTCCAACAAATTCAACAATTACTCTGATGAATCTACTCAATCCAACTATCCTCCTCCTCCTGAACCTATACCGAATAGGCCCTTAAGAGCTGATTCCAGAAGGCCCTTTAATCCATCCCAAAGACAGCGGCCTCCCATCAGCAGCAACCCCACCCATTCTACAACTTTTAGAAGACCTGGTGAGAACAATGAAAATCAAATGAAGTCCGCGGATAGCGAAGATTTTCTTAAAAGGTTTCAGCTTGGATTTGATCGTAAAGAGGAAAATCCAAACACTAACACAAAAGGTGAAAGGAGTGATGCTCCTGCCTCTGAGGCACCTCCAGCTCCACCAGAAGATGCAGATGAgatattcaagaaaatgaaagaaacgGGCCTAATACCGAACGCTGTAGCAATGCTTGATGGGCTTTGCAAGGACGGGTTGGTCCAGGAGGCCATGAAGCTCTTTGGCCTGATGCGTGAAAAGGGTACAATACCTGAAGTTGTTATCTACACTGCTGTAGTAGAAGGCTTTTGTAAAGCCCAGAAATTTGATGATGCTGTGAGGATTTTCCGGAAAATGCAAGGCAATGGCATTATTCCTAATGCTTTTAGTTACGGTGTCTTAATCCGTGGGCTCAGTCAAGGTAATAGATTAGATGATGCCCTTGAGTTTTGCTTAGAAATGTTGGAAGCTGGACATTCCCCCAACTTAGCGACTTTTGTGGGTTTGGTTGATGAATATTGCAAGGAGAAAAGTCTTGAAGATGCCCAAAACATGATTAAAATGGTGAGGCAGAAGGGATTTATCCTTGATGATAAGGCTGTTAGGGAATATTTGGACAAGAAAGGGCCGTTCTTGCCATTGGTTTGGGAGGCAATCTTGGGAAGGAAAGCTCAACAGAGGCAATCTATTTTCtaa